The Ipomoea triloba cultivar NCNSP0323 chromosome 4, ASM357664v1 DNA segment TTTGGGCATTTTTCCGGAAGATAAAGAGATCTTTGTTAAAAATCTTGCAAGGTTATGGGCTGCAGAAGGATTTATAAAGACATCTAAGAAAATGAGCTTTGATCTGGTGGCTACAATCAATATTCATGAACTCAACGATAGAAACCTAATTCTTGTCAGCCAGGTAAGTAGTTGTGGAGGAAAAATAAAGGCATTTAGAATTCATGACTTATTGCATTCCTTTTGTGTACGAGAAGCTCAAAAAGAAAACCTTCTGCATGTTGTCCATGAAAATAGTTCCAATCTCCCTCAGAAAGGTTTCCGTTGGGTAAGCTTCCATTCAAAAGATCCTAACAGCCCAGCTGCCTCATATACTTTTCCAAAAACCTGTAGATCCATCTTCTCTTTTTCAGGAAAGACACCTTTAGATTTGAAAGTCTGCAATCTGTTGAGAGTACTCTATGGTGCTGAGGGCGAGATTGCAAATCTTGTCCATTTGAGATACCTAGGTTCAAAACCTTCTGATTTTGAATTCTTAGAACCAGCCTGTGCTTGGAATCTTCAAACACTATCCACTTCTGAGAATGATAAAAGGAACTGTTTATTGTTTCCACACCTAGAATATTGTCGTTGTGGCTCTATTTCTAGTTGTTTTCCCGAATTTGTTCATCAAAGGTTGGAGAACATTTCTTGGTTGAAGCCTGCACAGTGCACAAGagagttatttaaaaaaattccataCCTAAAGAAGGTAAACATTAAAAGTGAGGGAAGGGCTTGGAATGATTGGTATTGCGACCTTTCCAATTTGAAGTATCTCGAGAGTCTGCAAATTTGTGAAAGAAATTCGATTTTGGCGGGTGCACATAGGGCTCCAATTAGAAACCGTATTTTTCACTTGAAACAACTTAAGAAGTTGACCTTTCATGGTATGTACTTCGTGTGGAAGGAAATTAGTGTTTTCAGCAGCTTGCCTAAGCTTGAGGTGCTAAAGCTTAGAGGATGTTCTTGCATCGATGAAGAGTGGAAACTATCTGAGGATGAGATATTTAAGCAGTTAGCTTATTTGGAAATTCATACAACTCGGTTCAAGCGTTGGGAAGCCAGAAATAATCATTTTCCAAACCTTCAGCACCTAATCCTTTCTGGGTGCTACAAATTGGAAGAGATCCCAGTTGGGTTTGGGGAAATTGGAACATTGGAGTTGATCAAAATAAAGTATTGTCTTCCTTCTGTGGTGGAATCAGCGAAACAAATTCTGGAAGAGCAACATGATGCAGGAAATGATAATATGTTTGTCATTGAAGAAGGCACATTAAAGGTCTCTCTCCCTTTTCTCTTTCCCAACTGCTTTGAAATGATTAATCTATTTCACGTACACTCCAAACTTCATTTAGTTTAATTCACTTTTAAATATATGGTTCATATATATGGCAGCCTGCCCAGTctaatgaagatgatgagtctgATGAAGATGAGTtcgatgaagatgatgagtagATCAGAGGATGCTCccaaagaagaaaggaaaagggTATGTCTACTATCCCTATATATCCTCCTTGttcatttaattatttcattCATATGTCAAGGTGATGCATCACAAAATTGGATAAACAATAATCAGGATACATGGATAACTCATTTGGTTTCTGGGTGACAGATTGTGCAATAATGTAGGATCAAGCCTAGCAGTTGCAGTGTGGATTTTTACCACTTGTGGGAGTGACTCCTTGGGGCACCTTTTACCAAGTACTGGATTGGCACAGTACATGAATTGAgacaataatggttaaatacATGAAATCTAAGAAACATGTAGTTTGGTGGCTAGTTTTATTGGAAACTTGGATTagctttaaatatttttaatatttgtaattctctttatgtttattttatttttcctatgCATGCTTTTAATATTTGCAACtcttatattttcttaattgtCTATTTAAAAAGACTTTTGTATTCGGAAGTTCAAGTTTGAATATTATTGAAAGTCTTTGAGTTTGAGTTATATTGTTTGTGTTCTTTTGGTTTCCCTTGTCCTATATACGGACCTCCGATCCTATCTAATGTGTGACTGGATCACCATGATTTACTCCCTCACAATCTTGTGGGGGCccttgttgcgcccgcggaagtgggatagatcagattgcaacaataatttgagaaagaaaaataaatgaggcacagattttacgtggaaaacccctaaacaaactAGGgtaaaaccacgggcaagggtagaagaatttcactatgagaaaataggagttacaactactctctaactaacaaggagaaaacaaggataattctctcttgctaggaaggagaaatacactcaacaaactctctaatctCTAAtgtctctagtatatgagggaagaatagaatgatttgggatgactagaatggcaaaatgacctccctatttatagttgagaaattggggtcattttgtagttagtccaaagtttagggaccaaataataaatattttggtaggTGCCTAACTCCATGCCTAACCCTTTTTGACTTGCCTAATTCTTTGTCAATTGTTGATATTTGCCTAATTATGGCTGCTGCAACATTCTTTGCCGACAGCCCTTACGGCGAGGATTTTCACTTTTGCGGACAAGTATAAACAATACTGACCCTAAAGCATCGACTTTACAATACTTGGTATACATTAACTAACTACTCTTTCTCAACTTTAC contains these protein-coding regions:
- the LOC116015855 gene encoding putative late blight resistance protein homolog R1A-3, translating into MACVAVTSLVRTIEVELLRLRPRPIVQEKGLIPPNKDLIQSLRRKLSSLIKLFDENRMDGAEAIKDLETKLRDVAFTIEDEIEFQIAQLYQEEEEEEERTSPALKLCHVLQQAIEDIDSINKELEKIKEDKSVEALQGRMTTLDVFPRSDEVIMTGDSSQHASHSQDKMVGKNNEFERVKKMLIEHSSKQREVVSIKGMGGIGKTTLARRVYDDPEIASNFDKKTWVVASQNHNKRQLLISLLKSISGKEETGPDEEIALHLYQGLKGQRYMVVIDDLWSNKAWDAVKICLPNDSQSSRVLVTTRFAEVAAQIGSNSDFSHQMQFLDPNESWNLFYEKACKCRGAEFEAIGRPIVEKCQGLPLAIVVVAGLFSKLVTLDEWKNMAKTLINSSVTTVDEECSRILVSSYNQLHYNLKACFLYLGIFPEDKEIFVKNLARLWAAEGFIKTSKKMSFDLVATINIHELNDRNLILVSQVSSCGGKIKAFRIHDLLHSFCVREAQKENLLHVVHENSSNLPQKGFRWVSFHSKDPNSPAASYTFPKTCRSIFSFSGKTPLDLKVCNLLRVLYGAEGEIANLVHLRYLGSKPSDFEFLEPACAWNLQTLSTSENDKRNCLLFPHLEYCRCGSISSCFPEFVHQRLENISWLKPAQCTRELFKKIPYLKKVNIKSEGRAWNDWYCDLSNLKYLESLQICERNSILAGAHRAPIRNRIFHLKQLKKLTFHGMYFVWKEISVFSSLPKLEVLKLRGCSCIDEEWKLSEDEIFKQLAYLEIHTTRFKRWEARNNHFPNLQHLILSGCYKLEEIPVGFGEIGTLELIKIKYCLPSVVESAKQILEEQHDAGNDNMFVIEEGTLKPAQSNEDDESDEDEFD